From the genome of Sander lucioperca isolate FBNREF2018 chromosome 1, SLUC_FBN_1.2, whole genome shotgun sequence, one region includes:
- the thg1l gene encoding probable tRNA(His) guanylyltransferase isoform X5 has translation MVKVTSSALFSRGPPPGLKGEPGFDGRVVLYPSNHNLRDYLSWRQADCHINNLYNTVFWTLVQKGGLTTAQAEDRLKGTLAADKNEILFSEFHINYNTEPAVHRKGTTLIWEKRDETVLKRMKLPNEEEKDVAVTRSRRRVQAHHCDIIGEQFWEEHPDVLEDDNC, from the exons ATGGTCAAAGTGACGAGTTCAGCTTTGTTTTCAAGAGGACCTCCACCTGGTTTAAAAGGCGAGCCAG GCTTTGATGGACGTGTGGTCCTGTATCCTAGCAACCACAACCTCAGAGACTACCTCAGCTGGAGGCAAGCAGATT GTCACATCAATAATTTGTACAACACAGTGTTTTGGACTTTAGTACAAAAGGGGGGGCTCACCACAGCCCAGGCAGAGGATCGCTTAAAG GGAACATTAGCTGCAGACAAAAATGAGATCCTGTTCTCTGAGTTTCATATCAACTACAACACTGAACCTGCCGTCCACAGGAAAGGCACTACTCTCATCTGGGAAAAG CGAGATGAAACTGTCCTCAAACGCATGAAGCTCCCGAACGAAGAGGAGAAGGACGTGGCCGTGACTCGCAGCAGGAGGAGGGTGCAGGCCCACCACTGTGACATTATCGGAGAGCAGTTCTGGGAGGAACACCCAGACGTCCTGGAGGACGACAACTGCTAA
- the thg1l gene encoding probable tRNA(His) guanylyltransferase isoform X4 — translation MTHVASQFSSSYVFYWKEFFGEQPLLYPPGFDGRVVLYPSNHNLRDYLSWRQADCHINNLYNTVFWTLVQKGGLTTAQAEDRLKGTLAADKNEILFSEFHINYNTEPAVHRKGTTLIWEKRDETVLKRMKLPNEEEKDVAVTRSRRRVQAHHCDIIGEQFWEEHPDVLEDDNC, via the exons ATGACCCATGTGGCCTCGCAGTTCTCCTCCTCATATGTGTTTTACTGGAAGGAGTTTTTTGGGGAACAGCCCCTCTTGTACCCCCCAGGCTTTGATGGACGTGTGGTCCTGTATCCTAGCAACCACAACCTCAGAGACTACCTCAGCTGGAGGCAAGCAGATT GTCACATCAATAATTTGTACAACACAGTGTTTTGGACTTTAGTACAAAAGGGGGGGCTCACCACAGCCCAGGCAGAGGATCGCTTAAAG GGAACATTAGCTGCAGACAAAAATGAGATCCTGTTCTCTGAGTTTCATATCAACTACAACACTGAACCTGCCGTCCACAGGAAAGGCACTACTCTCATCTGGGAAAAG CGAGATGAAACTGTCCTCAAACGCATGAAGCTCCCGAACGAAGAGGAGAAGGACGTGGCCGTGACTCGCAGCAGGAGGAGGGTGCAGGCCCACCACTGTGACATTATCGGAGAGCAGTTCTGGGAGGAACACCCAGACGTCCTGGAGGACGACAACTGCTAA
- the thg1l gene encoding probable tRNA(His) guanylyltransferase isoform X3 — MLIGKACRFGGRVRSGVVSLFTAPSNMAKSKFEYVRNFETDDTCLRNCYIVVRLDGRNFHKFAEQHEFTKPNDDRALGLMSRSARSVMEELEDIVIAYGQSDEFSFVFKRTSTWFKRRASKLMTHVASQFSSSYVFYWKEFFGEQPLLYPPGFDGRVVLYPSNHNLRDYLSWRQADCHINNLYNTVFWTLVQKGGLTTAQAEDRLKGTLAADKNEILFSEFHINYNTEPAVHRKGTTLIWEKRDETVLKRMKLPNEEEKDVAVTRSRRRVQAHHCDIIGEQFWEEHPDVLEDDNC, encoded by the exons ATGCTGATTGGAAAGGCCTGTAGATTTGGGGGACGTGTCAGGTCTGGTGTTGTCAGTCTCTTTACTGCTCCCAGCAACATGGCCAAGAGCAAGTTTGAGTATGTGCGCAACTTTGAAACAGATGACACGTGTCTACGAAACTGCTACATCGTTGTGAGACTGGACGGGCGCAACTTCCACAA GTTTGCAGAGCAGCACGAGTTTACCAAGCCCAATGACGACAGAGCCTTGGGCCTGATGAGCCGGAGTGCACGCTCTGTCATGGAAGAGCTCGAGGATATCGTCATCGCTTATGGTCAAAGTGACGAGTTCAGCTTTGTTTTCAAGAGGACCTCCACCTGGTTTAAAAGGCGAGCCAG TAAGCTCATGACCCATGTGGCCTCGCAGTTCTCCTCCTCATATGTGTTTTACTGGAAGGAGTTTTTTGGGGAACAGCCCCTCTTGTACCCCCCAGGCTTTGATGGACGTGTGGTCCTGTATCCTAGCAACCACAACCTCAGAGACTACCTCAGCTGGAGGCAAGCAGATT GTCACATCAATAATTTGTACAACACAGTGTTTTGGACTTTAGTACAAAAGGGGGGGCTCACCACAGCCCAGGCAGAGGATCGCTTAAAG GGAACATTAGCTGCAGACAAAAATGAGATCCTGTTCTCTGAGTTTCATATCAACTACAACACTGAACCTGCCGTCCACAGGAAAGGCACTACTCTCATCTGGGAAAAG CGAGATGAAACTGTCCTCAAACGCATGAAGCTCCCGAACGAAGAGGAGAAGGACGTGGCCGTGACTCGCAGCAGGAGGAGGGTGCAGGCCCACCACTGTGACATTATCGGAGAGCAGTTCTGGGAGGAACACCCAGACGTCCTGGAGGACGACAACTGCTAA
- the lsm11 gene encoding U7 snRNA-associated Sm-like protein LSm11: protein MEERERKGVKSDSKENVSATCSSTVLVAEHEPEADSKAGGDDADKIDVCSDNFDPLMALYAPTVQLPVPNVKSFNNVAAYESFLKGGRGRAKPENVEKRRLKAMKGAADPERIERLKKLIVNKRPEEEGESSGGTPRRRRHKPQKNVLTRMPLCEGSPLGQLYRCVEKRIRVKVHIRTFKGLRGVCSGFVVAFDKFWNMAMVDVDETYREPLLGEAFYHEKALTISRLFEKLMLQESPGGDEPAKKHEGQETASKHQPSNPKSTPKNLSPAHPTSKRWDSNTESKLSDKIKQDKHKVSLKAQGPEVCQKKDSQTHGKVHTRHINQLFIRGENVILVNPQPL, encoded by the exons atggaggagagggaaagaaaaggTGTAAAGTCAGACAGTAAAGAAAATGTATCTGCAACCTGCTCGAGTACAGTATTAGTAGCGGAGCACGAACCAGAGGCGGACAGTAAAGCTGGGGGTGATGACGCAGATAAAATAGACGTGTGCTCTGATAACTTCGACCCCCTCATGGCCTTGTACGCGCCCACTGTACAGCTTCCTGTTCCAAATGTCAAAAGTTTCAACAATGTGGCAGCGTACGAGAGCTTTCTGAAAGGCGGCCGGGGCAGAGCCAAACCGGAGAATGTGGAGAAAAGGCGGCTAAAGGCGATGAAAGGGGCGGCGGACCCGGAGCGCATCGAAAGGCTGAAGAAGCTCATTGTGAACAAACGgccagaggaggagggggagagcaGCGGGGGGACACCGCGGAGAAGGAGGCACAAGCCCCAGAAGAATGTCCTGACGAGGATGCCCT TATGTGAAGGCAGTCCGTTGGGGCAGTTGTACCGGTGTGTTGAGAAGAGGATACGGGTCAAAGTTCACATCAGGACCTTCAAGGGACTGAGGGGAGTGTGCTCTGGCTTTGTCGTGGCCTTCGACAAGTTCTGGAACATG GCAATGGTAGATGTAgatgagacatacagagagCCTCTGCTTGGAGAGGCATTCTACCATGAAAAGGCCCTCACCATCTCACGG CTCTTTGAGAAGCTGATGCTCCAGGAGAGCCCAGGAGGTGATGAGCCAGCAAAGAAGCACGAAGGCCAGGAAACAGCCAGCAAGCATCAGCCTTCGAACCCCAAAAGTACTCCAAAAAACCTGTCACCTGCTCACCCTACTAGCAAGAGATGGGACAGCAATACGGAGTCCAAACTGTCAGACAAAATCAAACAGGACAAACACAAAGTCTCGCTGAAGGCCCAGGGTCCGGAGGTCTGTCAGAAGAAAGACTCCCAGACGCATGGCAAGGTCCACACACGCCACATCAACCAGCTTTTCATCCGGGGTGAGAACGTTATCCTGGTTAACCCACAGCCACTCTGA
- the thg1l gene encoding probable tRNA(His) guanylyltransferase isoform X2, with the protein MSPLMLIGKACRFGGRVRSGVVSLFTAPSNMAKSKFEYVRNFETDDTCLRNCYIVVRLDGRNFHKFAEQHEFTKPNDDRALGLMSRSARSVMEELEDIVIAYGQSDEFSFVFKRTSTWFKRRASKLMTHVASQFSSSYVFYWKEFFGEQPLLYPPGFDGRVVLYPSNHNLRDYLSWRQADCHINNLYNTVFWTLVQKGGLTTAQAEDRLKGTLAADKNEILFSEFHINYNTEPAVHRKGTTLIWEKRDETVLKRMKLPNEEEKDVAVTRSRRRVQAHHCDIIGEQFWEEHPDVLEDDNC; encoded by the exons AT GAGCCCCCTCATGCTGATTGGAAAGGCCTGTAGATTTGGGGGACGTGTCAGGTCTGGTGTTGTCAGTCTCTTTACTGCTCCCAGCAACATGGCCAAGAGCAAGTTTGAGTATGTGCGCAACTTTGAAACAGATGACACGTGTCTACGAAACTGCTACATCGTTGTGAGACTGGACGGGCGCAACTTCCACAA GTTTGCAGAGCAGCACGAGTTTACCAAGCCCAATGACGACAGAGCCTTGGGCCTGATGAGCCGGAGTGCACGCTCTGTCATGGAAGAGCTCGAGGATATCGTCATCGCTTATGGTCAAAGTGACGAGTTCAGCTTTGTTTTCAAGAGGACCTCCACCTGGTTTAAAAGGCGAGCCAG TAAGCTCATGACCCATGTGGCCTCGCAGTTCTCCTCCTCATATGTGTTTTACTGGAAGGAGTTTTTTGGGGAACAGCCCCTCTTGTACCCCCCAGGCTTTGATGGACGTGTGGTCCTGTATCCTAGCAACCACAACCTCAGAGACTACCTCAGCTGGAGGCAAGCAGATT GTCACATCAATAATTTGTACAACACAGTGTTTTGGACTTTAGTACAAAAGGGGGGGCTCACCACAGCCCAGGCAGAGGATCGCTTAAAG GGAACATTAGCTGCAGACAAAAATGAGATCCTGTTCTCTGAGTTTCATATCAACTACAACACTGAACCTGCCGTCCACAGGAAAGGCACTACTCTCATCTGGGAAAAG CGAGATGAAACTGTCCTCAAACGCATGAAGCTCCCGAACGAAGAGGAGAAGGACGTGGCCGTGACTCGCAGCAGGAGGAGGGTGCAGGCCCACCACTGTGACATTATCGGAGAGCAGTTCTGGGAGGAACACCCAGACGTCCTGGAGGACGACAACTGCTAA
- the thg1l gene encoding probable tRNA(His) guanylyltransferase isoform X1 — MFVASAASLRQNSLTDCKQTNVCVRSPLMLIGKACRFGGRVRSGVVSLFTAPSNMAKSKFEYVRNFETDDTCLRNCYIVVRLDGRNFHKFAEQHEFTKPNDDRALGLMSRSARSVMEELEDIVIAYGQSDEFSFVFKRTSTWFKRRASKLMTHVASQFSSSYVFYWKEFFGEQPLLYPPGFDGRVVLYPSNHNLRDYLSWRQADCHINNLYNTVFWTLVQKGGLTTAQAEDRLKGTLAADKNEILFSEFHINYNTEPAVHRKGTTLIWEKRDETVLKRMKLPNEEEKDVAVTRSRRRVQAHHCDIIGEQFWEEHPDVLEDDNC; from the exons ATGTTCGTAGCGTCTGCGGCATCACTACGACAGAATTCGTTGACGGACTGTAAACAAACCAACGTGTGTG tcaGGAGCCCCCTCATGCTGATTGGAAAGGCCTGTAGATTTGGGGGACGTGTCAGGTCTGGTGTTGTCAGTCTCTTTACTGCTCCCAGCAACATGGCCAAGAGCAAGTTTGAGTATGTGCGCAACTTTGAAACAGATGACACGTGTCTACGAAACTGCTACATCGTTGTGAGACTGGACGGGCGCAACTTCCACAA GTTTGCAGAGCAGCACGAGTTTACCAAGCCCAATGACGACAGAGCCTTGGGCCTGATGAGCCGGAGTGCACGCTCTGTCATGGAAGAGCTCGAGGATATCGTCATCGCTTATGGTCAAAGTGACGAGTTCAGCTTTGTTTTCAAGAGGACCTCCACCTGGTTTAAAAGGCGAGCCAG TAAGCTCATGACCCATGTGGCCTCGCAGTTCTCCTCCTCATATGTGTTTTACTGGAAGGAGTTTTTTGGGGAACAGCCCCTCTTGTACCCCCCAGGCTTTGATGGACGTGTGGTCCTGTATCCTAGCAACCACAACCTCAGAGACTACCTCAGCTGGAGGCAAGCAGATT GTCACATCAATAATTTGTACAACACAGTGTTTTGGACTTTAGTACAAAAGGGGGGGCTCACCACAGCCCAGGCAGAGGATCGCTTAAAG GGAACATTAGCTGCAGACAAAAATGAGATCCTGTTCTCTGAGTTTCATATCAACTACAACACTGAACCTGCCGTCCACAGGAAAGGCACTACTCTCATCTGGGAAAAG CGAGATGAAACTGTCCTCAAACGCATGAAGCTCCCGAACGAAGAGGAGAAGGACGTGGCCGTGACTCGCAGCAGGAGGAGGGTGCAGGCCCACCACTGTGACATTATCGGAGAGCAGTTCTGGGAGGAACACCCAGACGTCCTGGAGGACGACAACTGCTAA